A single window of Tiliqua scincoides isolate rTilSci1 chromosome 10, rTilSci1.hap2, whole genome shotgun sequence DNA harbors:
- the LOC136661132 gene encoding kelch-like protein 24: MEDPPASEEEPSGKEDEPEAAVSLKSCFSQGLKELHETHELCNATLLAGGRRFPCNRALLASVSPYFEAVFTGGFKESRDGEVLLKDMDPALLQNLLAYLYSGELELSMETAEEMFTTASRLQFMPALALISRYLIERISMENCLRLHMLARDHNDPALLRATLRYLGLHFGPLSDHEDFRLLDLGTLISIISSDHLAVTSEMAIYQAVQRWVTALPSERLPMFKTLLRHLRFPLLTPQETAQVQADAKALGQPVELRWEELDGAGRLRVSGGLRQGMYHEKIICIKVPRLRDILSVTEDMDSYIECLNPATGSRTKLPPLELVALPGCSVLECRLYISGGKHPNGSYSRALHEYNALTNLWTQLPPMSTARSVHIFLTCKQRLFALSGWNDAGPLASGESFDVSQQTWSPVASLPVILRFSASVSFKHKLYLIGGDADSDEVVYRGILIFDTLADSWAQVPLQFSLHGAAAVTMETGICILGGFFSRKIVYPNRRFSQLLPCTSKCFFMHESGAVSKEITIPPLPLPLAFAGATRWRGRVYVMGGVCTSRTHDAIYHWEPGEAAWTQYPEYLTGQGTIVRRVLKCVTLNMARPQMRVLVQDTSASRVAVGLAGAEQGKENPAGIPPDAQPLAPLGVGDTTRAEGTTCWEEIFSSGVL; this comes from the exons ATGGAGGACCCACCTGCCTCTGAAGAAGAACCCAGCGGGAAGGAGGATGAGCCGGAGGCAGCCGTGTCCCTGAAATCGTGCTTTAGCCAGG GTCTGAAGGAGCTACACGAGACTCACGAGCTCTGCAATGCCACCCtgctggctggagggaggaggtttCCGTGCAACAG GGCACTCCTGGCGTCTGTCAGCCCTTACTTCGAGGCAGTGTTCACGGGTGGCTTCAAGGAGTCCAGGGATGGGGAAGTTCTCCTGAAGGACATGGACCCTGCCCTCCTCCAGAACCTGCTTGCCTACCTGTACTCTGGGGAGCTGGAGCTCAGCATGGAGACAGCGGAGGAGATGTTCACAACCGCCAGCCGGCTCCAGTTCATGCCTGCGCTGGCGCTCATCAGCAG atacCTGATAGAGAGGATCTCCATGGAGAATTGTCTCCGCCTGCACATGCTGGCTCGTGACCACAACGATCCCGCCTTGCTGCGCGCCACGTTGCGTTACCTGGGCCTCCATTTTGGACCCCTCTCGGACCACGAGGACTTCCGCCTCCTTGATCTCGGCACCCTCATCAGCATCATCTCCTCAGACCACCTGGCCGTGACCTCAGAAATGGCCATCTACCAGGCTGTGCAGCGCTGGGTGACAGCCCTGCCCAGCGAGCGCCTGCCAATGTTCAAGACTCTGCTTCGACACCTGCGCTTCCCACTCCTGACGCCCCAGGAGACTGCCCAAGTCCAGGCAGACGCCAAGGCACTTGGCCAGCCAGTGGAGCTGCGGTGGGAAGAGCTGGATGGGGCCGGGAGGCTGCGTGTGAGTGGGGGGCTCCGGCAGGGCATGTACCACGAGAAGATCATCTGCATCAAGGTGCCCCGCTTGCGGGACATCCTCTCGGTCACCGAAGACATGGACAGCTACATTGAGTGCCTCAATCCGGCCACGGGCTCACGGACCAAGCTGCCGCCCTTGGAGCTGGTGGCGCTGCCAGGCTGCTCTGTCCTGGAGTGCAGGCTCTACATCTCGGGGGGGAAGCACCCCAATGGCTCCTACTCCCGGGCCCTGCATGAGTACAACGCCCTGACCAATCTCTGGACGCAGCTGCCACCCATGTCCACAGCCCGCTCGGTCCACATTTTTCTGACCTGCAAGCAGAGGCTCTTTGCCCTGAGCGGCTGGAATGATGCGGGACCCCTGGCCTCTGGGGAGAGCTTTGATGTGTCCCAGCAGACGTGGTCGCCCGTAGCCAGCCTGCCCGTCATCCTGCGCTTCTCTGCCTCAGTCTCCTTCAAGCACAAGCTCTACCTAATTGGAGGGGATGCCGACTCTGATGAGGTGGTGTACCGGGGCATCCTCATCTTTGATACCCTGGCGGACAGCTGGGCCCAGGTGCCCCTGCAGTTCAGCCTGCACGGCGCAGCTGCTGTCACCATGGAGACTGGGATCTGCATCCTTGGGGGCTTCTTCTCTAGGAAGATCGTCTACCCAAACCGGAGGTTCAGCCAGCTCCTCCCCTGCACCTCCAAGTGCTTCTTCATGCACGAGTCTGGTGCAGTCAGCAAAGAGATCACCATTCCCCCACTGCCACTGCCTCTCGCCTTCGCTGGTGCCACCCGCTGGCGGGGAAGAGTGTATGTGATGGGCGGCGTCTGCACCTCCAGGACCCATGATGCCATCTACCACTGGGAGCCCGGGGAAGCTGCCTGGACTCAGTACCCAGAGTACCTCACAGGTCAGGGGACCATTGTGCGAAGGGTGCTGAAGTGCGTAACCCTGAATATGGCCAGGCCACAGATGAGGGTCCTTGTGCAAGACACATCGGCCAGCCGGGTGGCTGTTGGGCTGGCAGGTGCTGAGCAGGGAAAGGAGAACCCTGCTGGTATTCCCCCAGACGCACAGCCCTTGGCACCCCTGGGAGTTGGAGACACCACAAGAGCTGAAGGAACTACCTGCTGGGAAGAGATATTTTCATCTGGAGTCCTCTAG